In Tetrapisispora phaffii CBS 4417 chromosome 6, complete genome, a single genomic region encodes these proteins:
- the TPHA0F03630 gene encoding uncharacterized protein (similar to Saccharomyces cerevisiae HOC1 (YJR075W); ancestral locus Anc_1.530), which produces MSKRARKNSIRTKILLTSLFTTIITLIFVKVVFFMFSSDVDISFKNLNAELSGNLQSTNLLTKNKGLNGELYDKIEELANQIIKEQSLQTKELDKQRRYLEKKINSLKELPARSSQSLREKLTYQFEYDSSKKFPAYIWQIFTETSIGNKKTNEVKNEDTLNLLWGDKNPGFVDEVFDNNEVIKAMIKYHYSNIPEILEAFESLPSEILKVDFFKFLLLLARGGTYVDSDTIPLIPIPNWIPESINTKDVGLLIGIEHDSSPANWEQTFARRLQFGTWIIQAKPGHPVIKEMVARITEFTLKRKSEDNLLVNVRNDVNVMNWTGAGIWTDILFSYFNDYLKSGLSTKVSWKEFHLLENPKLLSDVLVFPAFSFNAPKEITNQDPNKSYYFCHHEKKKSWKNIPKVEN; this is translated from the coding sequence atGTCTAAAAGAGCTagaaaaaattcaataagGACAAAGATCTTGTTAACATCTTTATTTACAACTATTATTACACTAATATTTGTGAAAGTAGTATTCTTTATGTTCTCAAGTGATGTTGATAttagttttaaaaatttaaatgcAGAACTATCAGGTAATCTTCAATCAACGAACCTGttaactaaaaataaaggaTTAAATGGAGAACTTTATGATAAAATAGAGGAGTTAgcaaatcaaataataaaagaacaaaGTCTGCAAACAAAGGAACTGGATAAACAGAGACGTTATCtagagaaaaaaataaattcactAAAGGAGCTACCGGCAAGATCATCTCAGTCTTTAAGGGAAAAATTGACTTATCAATTTGAATATGATAGTTCCAAAAAATTTCCAGCATATATTTGGCAGATATTTACAGAAACTTCTATTGGTAATAAGAAGACCAACGAAgtaaaaaatgaagatacCTTAAATTTACTTTGGGGTGATAAGAATCCAGGTTTCGTTGATGAagtttttgataataatgaagtaATAAAAGCAATGATAAAGTATCATTACTCTAATATACCCGAAATTTTAGAAGCTTTTGAATCGCTACCatctgaaattttaaaggttgatttttttaaattcttattattgttgGCTCGTGGCGGTACATACGTTGATTCTGATACGATACCTTTGATCCCAATTCCTAATTGGATTCCTGAATCAATAAATACTAAAGATGTTGGTCTTCTGATAGGAATCGAACATGATTCCAGTCCAGCTAATTGGGAACAAACATTTGCTAGAAGGTTACAGTTTGGTACTTGGATCATCCAAGCTAAACCAGGTCATCCagtaataaaagaaatggTTGCAAGAATAACTGAATTCACCCTAAAACGTAAAAGTGAAGATAACCTTTTAGTGAATGTTAGGAACGATGTTAATGTAATGAATTGGACTGGTGCTGGTATATGGacagatattttattttcttattttaaTGACTATTTAAAGAGTGGTCTATCGACAAAAGTTAGTTGGAAAGAGTTTCATTTACTAGAAAACCCTAAATTATTAAGTGATGTACTTGTCTTTCCAGCCTTTTCATTCAATGCACCAAAGGAAATCACTAATCAAGATCCAAATAAGTCATATTATTTCTGTCATCATGAAAAAAAGAAGTCATGGAAAAACATTCCAAAAGTAGAAAACTAG
- the SAC1 gene encoding phosphatidylinositol-3-phosphatase SAC1 (similar to Saccharomyces cerevisiae SAC1 (YKL212W); ancestral locus Anc_1.533): protein MTTGPLLFASTPDGLLFKPAVTETITEDDIKKTFNDVLQFSNHDQGVKVVGQEEFPTTGNITEIACLLGFIRLKLNRYAIVANSVEETARFNGEPVYKITQHSIIPVQDSARIDADEQEYIKLLNLQLNNAQLYFSYTYDLVNTRQRSQKFRTSIEDKIDWRNADTRFFWNHYLTEDLQTLAREDPKVDYFIQPVIYGFCKAIRTVFNYNPITLGLITRRSRFRAGTRYFRRGIDEDGNVGNFNETEQVLFVEATACNAPLESFSFVQTRGSVPVYWAEVNNLKYKPNLFLGDNDVASNYEATKKHFAEQEKIYGDNYLINLVNQSGYESPVKNAYEQAINALNDPKLHYIYFDFHHECRNMKWNKVKILIDVLQKNGFKSSNTFHKVENAAGETVRISSEQDAVIRTNCMDCLDRTNVVQSVIAHWVLQNAFEESNCILDQSQWADIDKSLLEAFQNLWADNADAVSESYSGTGALKTDFTRTGKRTKMGAFNDLINSISRYYQNNLTDGPRQDSYDLFLGNFKPYISSIQSAFPDRRPLYVQFIPIILIAAITVLFATILFPKGYFTSSKNLTFFLIASITIVALTSFIFKHGMQFVNWPKLSDIGFLVVQETHDKEQQFKGLKYVVSPRFSKPTNNKKD, encoded by the coding sequence ATGACTACCGGTCCATTATTATTCGCTTCTACTCCAGACGGTTTATTGTTTAAACCAGCTGTAACTGAAACTATCACTGAAGATGATATTAAGAAAACTTTCAATGATGTTTTacaattttcaaatcatGACCAAGGTGTTAAAGTTGTTGGTCAAGAGGAATTCCCAACCACCGGTAACATCACAGAAATCGCTTGTTTATTAGGTTTCATtagattaaaattaaacagATACGCTATTGTGGCTAATTCCGTAGAGGAAACTGCCAGATTCAATGGTGAACCAGTCTACAAGATCACTCAACATTCTATTATCCCAGTTCAAGATTCTGCTAGAATAGATGCCGATGAACAAGAGTAtatcaaattattaaacttacaattgaataatgctcaattatatttctcATACACTTATGATTTAGTAAATACAAGACAAAGAAGTCAAAAATTCAGAACATCtattgaagataaaattgaCTGGAGGAATGCCGATACTAGATTTTTTTGGAACCATTACTTAACAGAAGATTTACAAACTTTAGCTAGAGAGGATCCAAAGGTTGATTACTTTATTCAACCAGTCATTTATGGTTTCTGTAAAGCTATCCGTACCGTTTTTAACTATAATCCAATCACTTTAGGTTTAATCACCAGACGTAGTAGATTCAGAGCCGGTACTAGATACTTCAGACGTGgtattgatgaagatggtAACGTTGgaaatttcaatgaaacTGAACAAGTATTGTTTGTCGAAGCTACAGCTTGTAATGCACCTCTTGAAAGTTTCTCTTTCGTTCAAACAAGAGGTTCAGTCCCTGTCTATTGGGCTGAAGTTAATAACTTAAAATATAAGCCAAATTTATTCCTAGGTGATAATGATGTTGCATCAAATTACGAAGCTACCAAAAAGCATTTCGCCgaacaagaaaaaatatatggtgacaattatttaattaatttagtTAACCAATCTGGTTATGAATCACCAGTTAAAAATGCTTATGAACAAGCAATTAATGCCTTAAATGATCCAAAATTACATTACATTTACTTCGATTTCCATCATGAATGTCGTAACATGAAGTGGAACAAGgtcaaaatattaattgaCGTGTTACAAAAGAATGGTTTCAAAAGTTCAAATACCTTCCACAAAGTTGAAAATGCAGCTGGCGAAACTGTTAGAATTTCCTCCGAACAAGACGCAGTTATCAGAACAAACTGTATGGATTGTTTGGATAGAACAAATGTTGTTCAATCAGTTATAGCCCATTGGGTTCTTCAAAACGCTTTTGAAGAATCTAACTGTATTTTAGATCAATCCCAATGGGCTGATATTGACAAGTCTCTATTGGAAGCTTTCCAAAACTTATGGGCTGATAATGCTGATGCTGTTAGTGAATCTTATTCAGGTACTGGTGCATTGAAGACTGATTTTACAAGAACAGGTAAACGTACTAAAATGGGTGCTTTCAATGATTTAATCAACTCCATCTCTCGTTATTATCAAAACAATTTAACCGATGGTCCAAGACAAGATTCCtatgatttatttttggGTAACTTCAAGCCATATATTTCTTCTATTCAATCAGCATTCCCTGACAGAAGACCATTATATGTCCAATTTATCCCAATCATTTTGATTGCTGCAATCACTGTTCTTTTCGCTACTATCTTATTCCCAAAAGGTTATTTTACAAGTTCTAAGAACTTAACTTTCTTCCTCATTGCCTCGATTACGATAGTTGCTTTAACTAGCTTTATCTTCAAACATGGTATGCAATTTGTTAACTGGCCTAAATTATCTGATATCGGTTTCTTGGTCGTACAAGAAACTCATGACAAAGAACAGCAATTCAAGGGCTTAAAATATGTCGTTAGTCCAAGGTTCTCCAAACCtacaaataataagaaagaTTAG
- the MOG1 gene encoding Ran GTPase-binding protein MOG1 (similar to Saccharomyces cerevisiae MOG1 (YJR074W); ancestral locus Anc_1.529) produces the protein MNTEKVQLYGGTISSTIPSGFLDVSMIREVPDTQEVYVNSRTDSDHFDDGLGRNESIIFDLLERVDATDDKEALEVHIGEISELNDSDGWLKINWKQLDNTSQTVILIESAKKWGKQSLEEVVVICMGLIRFKEFDTDVVITINVPLGTKLLDSENEQKLKESVCENSNVKAAYRILQTTIKDFKIVDKTLFV, from the coding sequence ATGAATACAGAAAAGGTTCAATTATATGGTGGAACCATTTCATCAACAATTCCTTCAGGGTTCTTGGATGTTTCTATGATCCGTGAGGTTCCTGATACTCAAGAGGTATATGTCAACAGTAGAACCGATTCTGACCACTTTGATGATGGTTTGGGCAGAAACGAAAGTATCATTTTTGATTTGCTAGAGAGGGTGGATGCTACAGACGACAAGGAAGCATTAGAAGTACATATAGGAGAAATTTCGGAGTTGAACGATTCTGATGGTTGGTTAAAGATAAACTGGAAACAATTAGATAACACTTCTCAAACAGTAATCTTAATTGAATCTGCCAAAAAATGGGGGAAACAGTCGTTAGAGGAAGTTGTTGTCATATGCATGGGATTGATACGattcaaagaatttgaTACAGACGTTGTGATCACCATTAATGTCCCATTAGGaactaaattattagattcaGAGAATGAAcagaaattgaaagaatCCGTTTGTGAGAATTCTAATGTCAAAGCTGCATACCGCATACTTCAAACTActattaaagattttaaaattgttgataaaacattatttgtatag
- the UBA1 gene encoding E1 ubiquitin-activating protein UBA1 (similar to Saccharomyces cerevisiae UBA1 (YKL210W); ancestral locus Anc_1.528), whose amino-acid sequence MSNQVMNGEIDEGLYSRQLYVLGKEAMLKMQLSNILIIGMKGLGIEIAKNVALAGVKSMKLYDPELIKIEDLSTQFFFSEENVGSKRDVVSINKLKELNAYVPVDALENIDSDFENLKQFQVIVTTDTVSLEDKIKINEFCHKKGIKFISTETRGLFGNIFVDFGEEFSVIDSTGEEPKSGIVSDIEADGTVTMLDDNRHGLEDGNYVKFSEVEGLEKLNDNGIYKVEVLGPFAFRIGSVKELGTYIKGGIFTEVKVPVKLNFSTLRESLSNPEFLFSDFAKFDRTPQLHLGFQALHQFQIRHQNQLPRPMNDEDANEMIKLVTDLAVQEPKVLGLEDSNEDPQIDKELIKELSYQARGDIPGIVAFFGGLVAQEILKGCSGKFTPTKQFLYFDSLESLPDSKNFPRTEENTKPINSRYDSQIAVFGLDFQKKLANSKVFLVGSGAIGCEMLKNWALLGLGSGENGKIFVTDNDSIERSNLNRQFLFRPKDVGRNKSEVAADAVIAMNPDLKNKIIPKIDKVGSETEDIFDDAFWQSLDFVTNALDNVDARTYVDRRCVFFGKPLLESGTLGTKGNTQVIIPRVTESYSSSRDPPEKSIPLCTLRSFPNKIDHTIAWAKSLFQGYFADAPENVNLFLSDPNFLENVLKQSGDVKGIFESISASFTERPKDFDECIKWARTEFETKFTNDIQQLLYNFPKDAKTSNGAPFWSGPKRAPTPLTFDINNNDHFHFVVAGANLRAFNFGLKGDFNNPDIKHYKSVIDGMIIPDFSPSSNIKIQVNDDDPDPNAGNANDGIDILVKSLPDPSTLGSDSKLVPVEFEKDDDTNHHIEFITACSNCRALNYSIETADLQKTKFIAGRIIPAIATTTALVTGLVNLELYKVVDGKTDIEQYKNGFVNLALPFFGFSEPIASPKAKYNDTEYDKIWDRFNIQGDIKLKDLISHFEKEESLEITMLSYGVSLLYASFFPAKKLKERMDLTITELVKFVTKKEIPSHVKTMILEICADDKEGEDVEVPYVVIQL is encoded by the coding sequence ATGAGTAATCAGGTCATGAATGGTGAAATTGACGAGGGTTTATACTCTCGTCAACTTTATGTCCTGGGTAAGGAGGCTATGCTAAAGATGCAACTTTCCAACATTTTGATTATTGGTATGAAAGGTCTAGGTATTGAAATTGCCAAGAATGTTGCTCTTGCAGGTGTTAaatcaatgaaattatatGACCctgaattaattaaaattgaagatttatctacccaattttttttctctgAGGAAAATGTTGGCTCTAAAAGAGATGTTgtatcaataaataaattaaaggaGTTAAATGCTTATGTGCCAGTCGATGCTctagaaaatattgattctgattttgaaaatttaaaacaatttcaaGTCATTGTTACAACAGATACCGTTTCATTGgaagataaaattaaaatcaatgaattttGTCATAAGAAAggaattaaatttatttccaCTGAAACGAGAGGTTTGTTTGGTAACATTTTCGTTGATTTCGGTGAGGAATTTTCAGTCATTGACTCTACTGGTGAAGAGCCAAAGAGTGGTATTGTATCAGATATTGAAGCGGATGGTACCGTTACAATGTTAGATGATAATAGACATGGTTTGGAGGATGGTAATTATGTAAAATTCTCCGAAGTTGAAGGTTTGGAAAAGCTAAATGATAACGGTATTTATAAAGTCGAAGTTCTGGGTCCTTTCGCATTCAGAATAGGTTCTGTTAAAGAATTGGGTACTTATATTAAAGGTGGTATTTTTACTGAGGTTAAAGTTCCAGTTAAGTTGAATTTCAGTACCTTACGAGAAAGTTTATCAAACCcagaatttttattttctgaCTTTGCTAAATTTGACAGAACCCCGCAATTACATTTAGGGTTCCAAGCATTACaccaatttcaaattagacatcaaaatcaattgcCAAGACCAATGAATGATGAAGATGCCAACGAAATGATTAAATTAGTCACCGACTTGGCTGTCCAAGAACCAAAAGTTTTGGGTTTAGAAGATTCTAACGAAGATCCTCAAATTGACAAGGAATTGATCAAGGAGTTATCTTATCAAGCAAGGGGTGATATTCCTGGTATTGTAGCATTTTTTGGCGGTCTAGTAGCTCAAGAGATTTTAAAAGGTTGTTCTGGTAAATTCACCCCAACTAAGCAATTCTTATATTTCGATTCTTTGGAATCGTTACCAGACTCTAAGAATTTCCCAAGAACTGAAGAAAATACAAAACCAATCAACTCACGTTATGATAGTCAAATTGCTGTCTTTGGTTTAGATTTCCAAAAGAAATTAGCTAACTCAAAGGTATTTCTTGTTGGTTCTGGTGCTATTGGTTGTGAAATGTTAAAGAATTGGGCGTTGTTAGGTTTAGGCTCTGGTGAAAAtggtaaaatatttgtaacagataatgattcaattgaaagGTCTAACTTAAATCGTCAATTCTTATTTAGACCAAAAGATGTCGGTAGAAATAAATCAGAAGTAGCTGCAGATGCTGTCATTGCAATGAACCCAGacttaaaaaataaaataattccTAAAATAGATAAAGTTGGTTCAGAAACTGAAGATATCTTTGATGATGCATTCTGGCAAAGTTTGGATTTTGTAACCAACGCCTTAGATAATGTCGATGCACGTACTTATGTTGATCGTCGTTGTGTGTTCTTCGGTAAACCACTTTTGGAATCTGGTACTTTAGGTACAAAGGGTAATACGCAAGTAATTATTCCAAGAGTAACAGAATCCTACTCATCTTCTAGAGATCCACCTGAAAAGTCTATTCCACTATGTACTTTACGTTCTTTCCCAAACAAAATAGATCATACAATTGCTTGGGCTAAATCTTTATTCCAAGGTTATTTTGCCGATGCTCCAGAAAATGTTAATTTATTCTTATCTGATCCAAACTTTCTagaaaatgttttaaaacAAAGTGGTGATGTCAAGGGTATATTTGAATCCATATCTGCTTCATTTACCGAGAGACCTAAAGATTTTGATGAATGTATTAAATGGGCAAGAACTGAATTTGAGACCAAATTCACCAACGATATTCaacaattattatataatttccCTAAGGATGCCAAAACTTCTAATGGAGCTCCATTTTGGTCTGGACCAAAGCGTGCTCCTACACCATTAACATTtgatatcaataataatgatcATTTCCATTTCGTTGTTGCTGGTGCCAATTTACGTGCTTTTAACTTTGGTTTAAAGGgtgattttaataatcCTGATATTAAACATTATAAATCAGTAATTGATGGTATGATTATTCCAGACTTTTCACCAAGttcaaatatcaaaattcaagtaaatgatgatgatcCAGATCCAAACGCTGGCAACGCCAATGACGGCATTGACATCTTAGTGAAGTCTCTTCCAGATCCTTCTACATTAGGTTCCGATTCAAAATTAGTACCTGTTGAATTCGAAAAAGATGACGATACTAATCACCACATTGAATTTATAACTGCTTGTTCAAACTGTAGAGCTTTGAATTATTCTATTGAAACTGCTGATCTTCAAAAGACTAAATTCATTGCAGGTCGTATCATTCCAGCCATTGCTACAACAACAGCATTAGTTACTGGTCTTGTCAACCTAGAACTATATAAAGTTGTTGATGGTAAGACAGACATTGAACAATATAAGAATGGTTTTGTTAATTTAGCTCTACCATTCTTTGGCTTTTCAGAACCAATTGCATCTCCAAAGGCTAAGTACAACGACACAGAATATGACAAGATTTGGGACagatttaatattcaaGGTGATATCAAATTGAAGGATTTAATCTctcattttgaaaaagaagaaagttTAGAAATCACTATGTTATCATACGGTGTATCTTTATTATACGCTTCTTTTTTCCCAGCAAAGAAGTTAAAGGAAAGAATGGATTTAACTATAACTGAATTAGTTAAATTTGTTACCAAGAAAGAAATCCCATCTCACGTCAAAACCATGATCTTAGAAATATGTGCAGATGACAAAGAAGGTGAAGATGTCGAAGTACCTTACGTCGTAATCCAATTGTAA
- the DOA1 gene encoding Doa1p (similar to Saccharomyces cerevisiae DOA1 (YKL213C); ancestral locus Anc_1.534), whose amino-acid sequence MNYKLSATLKGHTQDVRDLVTIDDNRIASVSRDGTLRVWSKTNNNQWDDGTIVYSDKNFLNSVTFDSTNNLIYFGGKDSLINAKYTNSSLDDDPIITLIGHEGNVCSLNYDEKSNLVTSGSWDMTAKVWKNGEMKGDLKGHKGSVWDSVVLSSHADSNDAHFITVSADKYVKIWNSKNVILNNFYNIHSDVIRKVLPLEDGKKFITASNDSFIKVVETETGKVLNTFSGHESFVYSIARNKHNDDELISCGEDRSVRIWSLSTGLVQQVIRLPAISIWCIDTLPNGDIIVGSSDNTIRIFTRDSTRAAEEEELQLFEESVSNSSLNANAMDFDESKLLPYDTLNLPGKKEGQLIVVKSPSTGVIEAHQYTQGKWAKIGDVVGSSNTGNDQKIEFEGKKYDYVFDVDIQEGQPPLKLPVNANDNPYILADQFLMKYDLSSTYKDQIVNFIITNTNGVALDNTAPPDPSPSAHIDDNTSRNDIINYLVLPVKEFLSISAFNPDTIFNGIVKLNAGQEKKVQFEDDLLAELGTALNDIDNGWELLLSIANRIKEDWTTKIPSFDIMRIIVTKLPEPAYLMDYVKTGLDSADIRISMLTVRMLVNAFGNEKWGLDLMASKDIKENLFETIGTNFPTATMQQASNYALSVSTLIFNYSALLSRNNNENIDLIHILSEAINNKFAKLEEYQDSEEACYRLIVAYGNMSLVEPALKSFASSVTWLNKAKSTYGTIPRFEQIFRDIGV is encoded by the coding sequence ATGAATTATAAATTGAGCGCCACCTTGAAAGGTCATACCCAGGATGTTAGAGATCTAGTAACCATTGATGACAATCGCATTGCAAGTGTCTCAAGAGACGGAACTCTCAGGGTTTGGTCAAAGACAAACAATAATCAATGGGATGACGGTACAATTGTATATTCAGATaaaaatttcttaaatTCAGTAACATTTGATTCaactaataatttaatatattttggtGGTAAGGattctttaattaatgCAAAATACACGAATTCATCTTTAGATGATGATCCAATTATTACTTTAATTGGTCATGAAGGTAATGTTTGTTCATTAAATTatgatgaaaaatcaaatttagTTACAAGTGGTAGTTGGGACATGACCGCTAAAGTTTGGAAAAATGGTGAAATGAAAGGAGATTTAAAAGGCCACAAAGGTTCAGTGTGGGATTCAGTCGTTTTGAGTTCTCATGCTGATTCCAATGACGCACATTTTATTACTGTTTCGGCTGATAAATATGTTAAAATTTGGAATAgtaaaaatgttattttgaataatttctATAATATTCATTCAGATGTAATAAGAAAAGTATTACCTTTAGAAGATggtaaaaaatttataacGGCATCAAATgattcatttattaaagttGTTGAAACAGAAACGGGTAAAGTATTGAATACTTTCTCGGGACATGAAAGTTTTGTTTATTCAATTGCTAGAAATAAACACAATGACGATGAATTAATATCATGTGGCGAGGATAGGTCTGTTAGAATTTGGTCCCTATCTACCGGTTTGGTGCAACAGGTAATAAGATTACCAGCTATATCAATATGGTGTATTGATACATTACCTAATGGTGATATAATCGTGGGGTCTAGTGATAATACAATAAGAATATTCACAAGAGATAGTACAAGAGCAGCCGAAGAGGAAGAATTACAACTATTTGAAGAATCTGTGTCgaattcttctttaaatgcCAATGCAATGGATTTTGatgaatcaaaattattaccATACGATACATTAAATCTTCCAGGTAAAAAGGAAGGACAACTAATAGTGGTCAAATCACCATCCACTGGTGTTATTGAAGCTCACCAGTATACACAGGGGAAATGGGCTAAAATAGGTGATGTTGTTGGTTCATCTAATACTGGAAATGaccaaaaaattgaatttgaagGGAAAAAGTATGATTATGTATTCGATGTTGATATTCAAGAAGGTCAACCACCTTTGAAATTGCCCGTTAATGCCAATGATAACCCATACATACTGGCCGATCAgtttttaatgaaatatgATTTATCTTCCACTTATAAAGATCAGATTGttaactttattattaccaataCCAATGGTGTTGCTTTGGATAACACCGCACCACCTGATCCATCACCAAGCGCGCATATAGATGATAATACTTCCAGGaatgatataattaattatttggTTTTGCCTGTAAAAGAGTTCTTATCTATTTCAGCTTTTAATCCTGATACCATTTTCAACGGTATTGTTAAGTTAAACGCTGGACAGGAAAAAAAAGTTCAGTTTGAAGATGACTTGTTGGCTGAACTTGGCACTGCACTAAATGACATAGACAATGGATGGGAGTTACTATTATCAATTGCCAATAGGATTAAAGAGGATTGGACCACGAAAATTCCCTCGTTTGATATCATGAGAATAATTGTTACAAAACTTCCCGAACCCGCGTACTTAATGGATTATGTTAAAACAGGTTTAGATAGTGCTGATATTAGAATTTCTATGCTAACTGTTCGTATGTTAGTAAATGCTTTtggaaatgaaaaatgGGGGTTGGATTTAATGGCGTCCaaagatattaaagaaaactTATTTGAGACAATCGGTACTAATTTTCCAACAGCAACTATGCAACAGGCATCAAACTATGCTCTTTCAGTTTCTACcttaattttcaattactCAGCATTATTATCgagaaataataatgaaaatatcgatttaattcatattttatcGGAAgctataaataataaatttgcaaaattagaagaataTCAAGATTCTGAGGAAGCCTGTTACAGATTAATTGTTGCCTATGGTAATATGTCATTAGTTGAACCTGCTTTAAAGAGTTTTGCTAGCTCAGTCACTTGGTTAAATAAAGCAAAATCCACTTATGGAACAATTCCAAGATTTGAACAAATTTTTAGAGACATCGGAGTGtga